The proteins below come from a single Treponema phagedenis genomic window:
- a CDS encoding PD-(D/E)XK nuclease family protein: MQKTAGKATVDASIAECIKTYAPSLDVCFVFPSKVVSRLWFHKALDLTGLPTLPADMFVAWDSFKTACLIADSEKAAPVSQVVRKLFAHAVSEKNRRQVSAGKAFFTELIPEAYAESSGIFADWIASLLPQLDHWEKRFTQSGIPTDTEAKDLALLKKEYEAFLQKHELFEPSWTADVFTPQVSQYIIVYPELIEDFSEYAQLLEACPEVSFLPIGSFDAAQNPLISFENTRAEIRNTVLRIEQLLNEGVSISEIAVSVPNIKEMMPYLKREFALRSITADFRTGFSLADNQAGFLFSQIADAVDQHYSFESMKALVFNKHIPWANECGARALMSYGIKNNCVVSWQDEKRYKNVWFESFKISKEENPAEEDEKEAAKNWIIPFMQMAEKLTSAKTFTEIQTAYFTFRDRFIVEDKFSAEDDMVMSRCLACLRQLSELEEEFKNCLPSSPYRFFITQLQNEIYVPQNEGLGIAIFPYRVAAGAPFTYHFVLNCNQNSTGIIYKKLPFLRQDKRDLLNVANTDASQAFFAAYAKNGNCFFSFAEQTISSFVIANSNFTQTVPPPSIDETDSFLEELMMYQGGKAFTQAYSIQKNGFEVWSGRNTEKGFSYLQNSFKHQIAALTERIHAVQFKGSAVRVNQTGLRNFFFCPSYWFLSRVLTINDEQYEAELFNPRYVGILIHEVLEKLYQKIKAKDTKFCSANTATYKEWAKDIIQKTAKMRSEYQGPLATPFIESLYSRIFEAVEYALSFDCEKLDGWLLSKIEERIEFESGGIFYEGIIDRVSVSAEGSSVLLDYKTGRRPPASSYTDYEKNGELLDFQMPMYVHLLEHSEKELVEHAFFIGLREQDVSFIINNKAVIDQGRKRSVSREQFSGVMTCFQTSVQDFAAAVKSENFIKPENVTWQTCKACGFKGICRTAYIVRGE, from the coding sequence ATGCAAAAAACTGCGGGAAAGGCGACTGTCGATGCAAGCATTGCGGAGTGTATAAAAACCTATGCGCCAAGTTTGGATGTGTGTTTTGTGTTTCCGTCAAAGGTTGTGTCTCGGTTGTGGTTTCATAAGGCGTTAGATTTGACGGGGCTGCCGACGTTGCCGGCGGATATGTTTGTTGCGTGGGACAGTTTTAAAACTGCCTGTTTAATTGCCGATTCGGAGAAGGCGGCGCCTGTTTCGCAGGTGGTCAGGAAATTGTTTGCACATGCGGTGAGCGAAAAAAACAGGCGGCAGGTTTCTGCGGGAAAGGCGTTTTTTACCGAGTTGATTCCTGAAGCGTATGCCGAGTCAAGCGGGATTTTTGCCGATTGGATTGCCTCTCTTTTACCGCAGCTTGATCACTGGGAAAAACGGTTTACGCAAAGCGGTATTCCGACGGATACGGAGGCGAAGGATTTGGCTCTTTTAAAAAAAGAGTACGAGGCGTTTTTGCAAAAGCATGAGCTTTTTGAGCCTTCGTGGACGGCGGATGTTTTTACCCCGCAGGTTTCACAGTATATCATTGTGTATCCCGAGTTAATAGAAGATTTTTCCGAGTATGCGCAGTTGCTTGAAGCCTGCCCCGAAGTAAGCTTTTTGCCGATTGGTTCTTTTGATGCGGCGCAGAATCCGCTGATTAGTTTTGAAAATACGCGGGCGGAAATACGGAATACCGTGCTGCGGATTGAGCAGCTTTTAAATGAGGGCGTGTCCATATCCGAGATTGCGGTAAGCGTGCCGAATATTAAAGAGATGATGCCGTATCTTAAGCGGGAGTTTGCATTGCGCTCAATTACCGCCGATTTTAGGACAGGGTTTTCTTTGGCGGATAATCAGGCGGGGTTTTTATTCAGTCAAATTGCCGATGCGGTCGATCAGCATTATTCGTTTGAATCAATGAAGGCGCTTGTGTTTAATAAACATATTCCCTGGGCGAATGAATGCGGCGCTCGGGCGCTGATGAGTTACGGTATTAAAAATAACTGCGTTGTTTCTTGGCAAGATGAGAAGCGTTATAAAAATGTTTGGTTTGAATCTTTTAAAATAAGCAAAGAAGAAAATCCTGCGGAAGAGGATGAAAAAGAGGCGGCAAAAAATTGGATTATTCCTTTTATGCAGATGGCGGAAAAATTAACTTCGGCAAAAACGTTTACTGAAATACAAACCGCGTATTTTACCTTTCGGGATCGATTTATTGTGGAGGATAAATTTTCCGCTGAAGATGATATGGTTATGTCGCGCTGCCTTGCCTGTTTGCGCCAGCTTTCCGAGCTTGAAGAAGAGTTTAAAAACTGTCTGCCAAGCTCGCCGTATCGGTTTTTTATTACGCAGTTGCAAAATGAAATTTACGTACCGCAAAATGAGGGGCTTGGCATTGCGATATTTCCGTATCGGGTTGCGGCAGGTGCGCCGTTTACGTATCACTTTGTTTTAAATTGTAATCAGAATTCCACCGGCATTATTTACAAAAAGCTGCCCTTTTTGCGGCAGGATAAACGGGATTTACTCAATGTGGCGAACACCGACGCATCGCAGGCGTTTTTTGCCGCCTATGCCAAAAACGGGAATTGTTTTTTTTCATTTGCCGAACAAACAATCTCAAGCTTTGTGATTGCAAACAGTAACTTTACCCAAACAGTGCCGCCGCCATCCATTGATGAAACGGACTCGTTTTTAGAAGAGCTTATGATGTATCAAGGCGGCAAGGCTTTTACGCAAGCTTATTCCATTCAAAAAAACGGCTTTGAAGTATGGAGTGGCAGAAACACCGAAAAAGGTTTTTCATATTTGCAAAATTCTTTTAAGCATCAGATAGCAGCGCTCACCGAGCGCATTCACGCTGTGCAATTTAAAGGAAGCGCGGTGCGGGTAAATCAAACCGGATTAAGAAATTTTTTCTTTTGTCCTTCTTACTGGTTTTTATCACGCGTGCTTACTATCAACGATGAACAATACGAGGCTGAATTATTTAATCCGCGTTATGTCGGTATTTTAATTCATGAGGTGCTGGAAAAATTGTATCAAAAGATTAAGGCAAAAGATACAAAGTTTTGTTCCGCAAACACTGCAACATACAAAGAATGGGCAAAAGATATAATACAAAAAACCGCAAAAATGAGATCAGAGTATCAGGGGCCGCTTGCAACGCCGTTTATTGAATCATTGTATTCGCGAATTTTTGAAGCGGTTGAGTATGCTTTATCATTTGATTGCGAAAAACTTGACGGCTGGCTGTTATCAAAAATTGAAGAAAGAATCGAATTTGAATCGGGCGGAATTTTTTACGAAGGAATTATTGACCGCGTTTCCGTTTCCGCTGAAGGGTCTTCGGTTTTGCTTGATTACAAAACGGGCAGGCGTCCGCCAGCGTCAAGCTACACCGATTATGAAAAGAACGGAGAGCTTCTCGATTTTCAAATGCCGATGTATGTGCATTTGCTGGAGCATAGCGAAAAAGAATTGGTTGAACATGCTTTTTTCATCGGCCTAAGAGAGCAAGATGTCAGCTTTATTATTAACAACAAAGCTGTTATAGACCAAGGGCGAAAACGCTCTGTTTCCCGGGAACAATTCTCCGGCGTAATGACGTGTTTTCAAACTTCGGTGCAGGATTTTGCCGCCGCAGTCAAATCGGAAAATTTTATAAAACCTGAAAATGTTACGTGGCAAACATGCAAGGCGTGCGGCTTTAAAGGCATTTGCAGAACGGCATATATTGTGAGGGGGGAATAA
- a CDS encoding UvrD-helicase domain-containing protein, translating to MSDFIESLNQNQKAAALIDVNAVISAGAGSGKTRVLTARYIHLVINKKIPVEKIVALTFTKKAAAEMYQRIYRELLTCDSPEAKQAINSFHLARIMTIDSFSLAVARTGCKNFGISPDFSIDKNAGDLLAEQIALDFFLKHRNNKSLQTFMGESNIETFAQELFGTLLSEHIFVSSPIDFQKKLRLQLEKTKESFRYAADEARRVLQELDLLCSKADFNNNAIKKCKLILDSVFQNNYDFSGDDCAEYLHKLEQLFVIKGNLGGSNLAAAECRSIIKNEIRERIYPKLLNSYALLGHQADIEELFKLFEEIQAEYIQKKKETGTLNYGDVAMLARDVLLHYPDIRHFYKQDISAIMIDEFQDNNILQKELLYLLAERENWETPAIPASEELSEGKLFFVGDEKQSIYAFRGADVAVFRQLSYDLHADSYRTKTSLDTNYRTETGLLDFFNRIFSLVFYSHRNKPDSGIVPTFEAEFFPIGTARHTEGVEPKIELFGVDKHRLENYQRFEDTLDDLDDLDGSSEGSEEAGTTLYLTPREAEAFRLAKRIKELYEDKTPVRHKDEKARPCRWADFAILMRATTNQQIFERFLRAEGIPYRSVQQKGLFFDAPINDIYALLQLALLPSDRQSYAQVLRSPFVLLDDRSFTIIMLNNAEPFSADMDSLLEDEARNRFEQGRALYERVQNYLKSYSNAELVTKLWYDEAYRYILLTNPEYHSYLDLYDYFFEAARLADEQHIAISDFVANIRSYAENLEKPDEMEIPFEGDNDAVQIMSVHKSKGLEFPIVCIPSCDYKGIPIKKDGKFYFSDEYSVAMHLPPVKGFEGNPENIFYTEMKEELGQKQVAEAKRLLYVALTRAECRLIISGTLPIAAKEDQYTENVQRSFEEIKKFFTEQNPNSSTRSFFSLLLSAIANDILAEKEPVFSFEEILPIERKTVTSQIPQSRKTDYAAVYRKLQIKPAHRLTEKPVTAVTGLEKDSRWTNAREQEPPAMSGSDLSAADIGSLAHKAIEAYFLQRDISIPEKLKKEIHTMRDTFFNSELGKKALAAQLRKTEYGFITRLENKLVAGQIDLLFEADNCIYIVDYKTDSVINPENHRLQLQVYKKAVDDLYRIKHAEQKPIRLVLFYLRHAQAVEVTEP from the coding sequence ATGAGCGACTTTATCGAAAGCTTAAATCAGAATCAAAAAGCTGCCGCACTTATCGATGTCAATGCGGTGATCTCCGCCGGGGCAGGCTCGGGAAAAACGCGGGTGCTGACCGCCCGCTATATCCACTTGGTTATAAACAAAAAAATTCCGGTAGAAAAAATTGTTGCTCTTACCTTTACTAAAAAAGCGGCGGCGGAAATGTATCAGCGCATATACCGAGAGCTGTTGACATGCGACAGCCCCGAGGCAAAACAGGCAATAAACAGTTTTCATCTTGCGCGCATTATGACCATCGATTCTTTTTCTCTTGCGGTTGCAAGAACGGGGTGCAAAAATTTCGGGATCAGTCCCGATTTCAGTATTGATAAAAATGCCGGCGACCTGCTTGCGGAGCAAATAGCGTTAGACTTTTTTTTAAAACATCGCAACAATAAAAGCTTGCAAACGTTTATGGGAGAAAGCAATATCGAAACATTTGCGCAGGAATTATTCGGTACGCTTCTTTCTGAACATATCTTTGTTTCAAGCCCGATAGATTTTCAAAAAAAGCTTAGGCTCCAACTTGAAAAAACAAAAGAATCTTTTCGGTATGCCGCAGATGAGGCTCGCAGGGTTTTGCAAGAGCTCGATTTGCTTTGCTCAAAAGCGGACTTCAATAATAATGCAATTAAAAAATGCAAACTGATTCTTGATTCAGTTTTTCAAAACAACTATGATTTTTCAGGCGATGATTGTGCAGAGTATCTTCATAAACTGGAACAACTTTTTGTTATAAAAGGAAATCTTGGAGGGTCTAATCTTGCAGCAGCCGAATGCAGAAGTATAATCAAAAATGAAATTAGGGAGCGTATTTATCCGAAACTATTAAACAGCTATGCCTTGCTTGGACACCAAGCTGATATTGAAGAGCTTTTTAAACTCTTTGAAGAAATTCAGGCGGAGTATATTCAAAAGAAAAAAGAAACCGGCACGCTCAATTATGGAGATGTTGCAATGCTTGCGCGCGATGTACTGTTACACTATCCCGACATACGCCATTTTTATAAACAAGATATCTCCGCCATTATGATAGATGAATTTCAGGATAATAATATTTTACAAAAAGAGCTTTTGTATTTGCTTGCCGAACGAGAAAACTGGGAAACGCCCGCCATTCCCGCCTCTGAAGAACTTTCCGAAGGCAAACTCTTTTTTGTCGGCGATGAAAAGCAATCGATTTACGCATTCCGCGGTGCGGATGTCGCCGTGTTCAGACAACTCTCTTACGATTTGCATGCAGACTCATACAGGACAAAAACAAGTCTTGATACCAATTACAGAACGGAAACAGGGCTTTTAGATTTCTTTAATCGGATTTTCAGTTTGGTTTTTTACTCTCACCGAAACAAACCGGATTCAGGAATAGTGCCTACGTTTGAAGCGGAGTTTTTTCCGATAGGCACCGCGCGGCACACAGAAGGCGTAGAGCCGAAAATAGAATTATTCGGCGTTGACAAACACCGCTTGGAAAACTACCAACGCTTTGAAGACACGCTTGATGATTTGGATGACTTGGACGGTTCGTCTGAAGGTTCCGAAGAAGCGGGGACAACTTTGTATTTAACGCCGCGTGAAGCGGAAGCCTTTAGGCTTGCAAAACGGATAAAAGAATTATACGAAGACAAAACGCCGGTGCGGCATAAAGATGAAAAAGCCCGCCCCTGCCGCTGGGCGGATTTTGCCATTCTCATGCGCGCAACCACCAACCAACAAATTTTTGAACGCTTTTTGCGGGCGGAAGGAATTCCCTATCGGTCGGTACAGCAAAAAGGTTTATTCTTTGATGCGCCGATAAACGACATTTATGCGCTGCTGCAACTTGCCCTACTGCCTTCCGACAGGCAAAGCTATGCGCAGGTTTTGCGCTCTCCCTTTGTGCTCCTCGATGATAGATCTTTTACGATTATCATGCTGAATAACGCCGAACCTTTTTCCGCCGACATGGATTCGCTTCTTGAGGATGAGGCTCGCAATCGTTTTGAGCAGGGCAGGGCATTGTACGAGCGGGTACAGAATTATCTGAAATCATATTCAAATGCGGAACTGGTAACAAAACTTTGGTATGATGAAGCGTACCGCTATATACTGCTTACCAATCCCGAGTATCATTCATACCTTGACCTTTATGATTATTTTTTTGAAGCGGCGCGGCTTGCAGATGAACAGCATATTGCGATAAGCGATTTTGTCGCCAACATTCGCTCCTATGCGGAAAATCTCGAAAAACCCGATGAAATGGAAATCCCTTTTGAGGGTGATAACGACGCAGTACAAATAATGAGCGTGCATAAAAGTAAGGGGCTTGAATTTCCCATCGTTTGTATTCCTTCCTGTGATTACAAAGGTATCCCGATAAAGAAAGACGGAAAGTTTTATTTTTCCGATGAGTATTCGGTGGCAATGCATTTGCCGCCCGTCAAAGGCTTTGAAGGCAATCCTGAAAATATTTTTTATACGGAAATGAAAGAAGAGCTTGGACAAAAACAGGTAGCGGAGGCAAAACGTCTTTTATATGTTGCCTTAACCAGAGCGGAATGCCGGCTGATTATTTCGGGAACGTTGCCGATCGCCGCAAAAGAAGATCAATATACGGAAAATGTACAACGCAGTTTTGAAGAAATAAAAAAATTCTTTACCGAGCAAAATCCCAATTCCTCAACTCGAAGTTTCTTTTCGCTTTTGCTTTCCGCAATAGCCAATGATATCCTTGCCGAAAAAGAGCCGGTGTTTTCCTTTGAGGAAATTTTGCCGATAGAGCGAAAAACCGTTACATCGCAAATTCCGCAGAGCCGGAAAACAGACTATGCGGCGGTGTATCGGAAACTGCAGATAAAGCCCGCACATCGATTAACGGAAAAACCCGTTACGGCGGTAACCGGTCTTGAAAAAGATTCCCGCTGGACAAATGCCCGCGAGCAAGAGCCGCCCGCAATGAGCGGCTCGGATCTTTCCGCCGCTGATATCGGAAGCCTTGCCCACAAAGCGATTGAAGCGTACTTTTTGCAAAGGGATATTTCCATACCTGAAAAACTTAAAAAAGAAATCCATACCATGCGGGATACTTTTTTTAATTCAGAGCTTGGAAAAAAAGCCCTCGCCGCTCAACTGCGAAAAACGGAATACGGTTTTATCACCCGTCTGGAAAACAAACTTGTTGCCGGTCAAATCGACTTACTGTTTGAGGCGGATAACTGCATTTATATTGTGGATTATAAAACCGACTCGGTGATCAATCCGGAAAACCACCGGCTTCAATTACAGGTATACAAAAAAGCGGTCGACGACTTATACCGCATAAAACACGCGGAGCAAAAACCCATACGCCTCGTGCTCTTTTACCTGCGGCACGCACAAGCGGTTGAAGTTACTGAGCCTTAG
- a CDS encoding transposase: MRRYSQEFKQQALQLSDEIDTKESAKNLGISYGTLTDWRKTKNRYKASDGAATAKAIVLDERERQLQREIKELKEANEILQGALAFFVKGWKK, translated from the coding sequence ATGCGACGTTATAGTCAAGAATTTAAACAGCAGGCATTACAACTGTCTGATGAAATCGACACAAAAGAATCGGCGAAGAATCTCGGTATTTCATACGGGACGCTGACCGATTGGCGAAAAACGAAAAATCGCTATAAAGCAAGCGACGGAGCTGCAACGGCAAAAGCTATCGTTTTGGATGAGCGAGAGAGACAGCTCCAGCGCGAAATCAAAGAGCTCAAAGAAGCCAACGAAATCTTGCAAGGCGCACTCGCTTTTTTCGTGAAGGGCTGGAAGAAGTGA
- a CDS encoding DNA adenine methylase produces the protein MKTPISYYGGKQQLAKKIVSLIPEHKIYCEPFCGGAAVLFAKEPSQAEVINDTNAEIINFYQVVQEDFPALQKEIMKTLHSREMHRHAKIIYENPDMFDTVKRAWAVWVQANMSFGNSIGTGFAYEKKNESTTKNIVNKIDEFTDKISNRIRMLQIENCDALKVIASRDTADTFHYIDPPYVGTHQGHYDGYTQQDFDNLLGMLQNIQGKFLLSSYRNKALMEFTKKNNWYCIELKMASSLSAKGKAKRMTKIEVLTANYPIGIVDGEVKKL, from the coding sequence ATGAAAACACCTATTAGTTATTACGGCGGCAAACAACAGCTTGCAAAAAAAATAGTATCACTTATTCCTGAACATAAAATCTACTGCGAACCCTTCTGCGGAGGTGCTGCTGTTCTGTTCGCGAAAGAGCCCTCACAAGCTGAAGTCATCAACGATACAAATGCGGAAATCATCAACTTTTACCAAGTTGTACAAGAAGACTTCCCAGCACTCCAAAAAGAAATTATGAAAACGCTGCATAGCCGTGAAATGCACCGACATGCCAAAATAATTTACGAAAACCCTGACATGTTTGATACGGTAAAAAGAGCATGGGCTGTATGGGTGCAAGCTAATATGTCATTTGGGAATAGTATCGGGACGGGGTTTGCGTATGAAAAAAAGAATGAGAGTACAACAAAGAATATTGTAAATAAAATAGATGAGTTTACGGATAAAATATCAAATAGAATTAGAATGCTGCAAATTGAAAATTGCGATGCCTTAAAGGTTATTGCTTCCCGCGATACAGCCGATACATTCCACTATATTGACCCGCCCTATGTAGGTACACATCAAGGACATTATGACGGTTATACTCAACAAGATTTTGATAACCTTTTAGGAATGCTGCAAAATATACAGGGGAAATTCTTGCTTAGTTCTTATCGAAACAAAGCCCTTATGGAGTTTACCAAAAAAAATAATTGGTACTGCATTGAATTAAAAATGGCCTCTTCTTTAAGCGCAAAGGGGAAAGCTAAAAGAATGACAAAAATAGAAGTCCTAACCGCAAACTATCCAATCGGAATTGTTGACGGAGAAGTAAAAAAACTTTAA